The Solirubrobacter pauli sequence AGAGGTCGACCTGGCCCAGCTTCAGCGCGCGGACGACCGCCGCGAGGTCGTCGACGGCGTACGCGGTGGCGAACAGCGACGGGTCGCCGTAGCGGCGCCGGATCTCGCTCGCGCACCGGGCCGCGGGGCGCGCGAACCCCGGCCCGCTCGTCCGGCCGTCGAACGACTGCACCGAGCGGCAGTCGATGAGCGCCGACCCGCCGGTGCCGCGGTTGTCGACCAGCAGCAGGTCGCGCGACTCGAGCAGCGGGCCGAAGATCGCGCGGTACTCGGCGCGCGTGCCCGTCGACGGATAGCCCGGGCCGCCTTCGACGGCGACGATCGGCGGTCCATCCGGCTTCCGCGCCCGGTACAGCCGGAACGCGACGTCGATCGACCGCCCGCGCGGCCGCTCGGGGTCGAGCGGCCGCCGCAGCTCCCCGCACACCGCGCCGCCACACCGCCGCAGCTCGCCCGCAGCCTGCGCCGGCGCGGCGAAGGCCAGGACGAGCGCGGCGACGGCGAGCGCGCGCAGCATGCGCCGAGACTAGTTCAGAGCCATGTTCGGCTCGCCCTTCGCGTTCAGGCCCGTGCCGCGGGCACACGCCCCGCCACGTGGCGCACCGCTGTTGTAGGCCTGGCGGAAGCAGTTGCGCAGCGCGAGCTGGCCCCAGTAGTTCGGGTGCCCGTCCTCCTGCAGCTGGTACGGGCCGAAGATCGTCGACGTGGTGCGGATCTGGTGCACCCACTCGGTCTTGTCGACCGCGCCCGGCGACTGCCAGGTCGCGACGCCCTTCTCCTCCAGCAGCCCGACCGTGCTCTCGCACAGGCGGCGCCCGTTGAGCGCCCCGACGGCGTCCAGGACCTGCACGTTGGACATGCCCGCGACCGCGTTCTTCACGGTGTTGTTGAGCGTCTCCACGACGGTGTTGCGCGCCCAGTTGACGTCGGCGTTCCAGGCGCCGCAGCCGCCGACCGACTGGCGCGACCAGCCGGTCTCCGGGTAGCGCATCCCGCCCGACAGCGGCAACGGCGCCGAGTACGTCTGCGCGAGGATCTCGTAGCGGGACTCGTCGTAGCCGGCGTTGCCCATCGCCTGCTTGAGGCGGTTGAAGGCCGCGCGCACGTTGGTCGTGATCGCGTTGATGTTCGCGGCCGAGAACATCGCGGTCAGGTTCGAGTCGTCGTGGCAGTAGTTCTTCCACCAGGACGGCGACGTGATCCAGTTGGTCACGCACGTCTCGAGGATGTCGGCGAACCCGTAGTCGTTGGCGCCGATCAGCACGACGACCGCCTTGATGTCCGGGTCCGTGCTCGCGAGGTCCTGCAGCATCCGCGCCTGGCCCTTGTTCGCGCCGGAGACCGCGAAGTCCAGGCCGGGCTTCCACTTGCCGTCGCTGGTGCGCGAGTAGGTCCGAGCGCCGGAGCAGGCGAGGTTGACGCTCTTCACGCGGTCGCCGATGTGCACCTCGGCCGATCGCGACCGATGGCAGCCGGGCGTCGACTCCGCGCCGCCCGCGTCGTCGTACGCCCCGGCGCCGAGCGCGTCGGTCTTCGACGCGGACTGGTTCGTGTTGCCCGCCCAGCGCCCGGCCTCGCCGGAGATCGCGGAGTCGCCGACGGCGACCACGGTGTCCGCGGACGCCGCGGATGGCAGGGCGGCAGCGACACAGAGTGCGGCCAGGGGGATCCAGCGTGCGCGCATCGGGGCTCTCCTCATCACTCGAACGGGTGGATCAGATCACGTGCGGCTTGGCACAAGCTTGGGTTAAGGCAGGATCCCCCGGTGCTGACCGTCGAGATCGATCCCGCCGAAGCGGGATTCGATGCGCGCCGCCTCGCGCGCATCGACACCCACTACGCCCGCTACGTCGACGAGGGCAAGCTGCCCGGCTTCCTGGCCGTGGTGGCGCGCGACGGCAAGGTCGTGCACGTGGCCAAGGCCGGTCGCGCGGACCTCGAGGCCGGCCGCGCGGTCGCCGACGACACGCTCTGGCGCATCTACTCGATGACCAAGCCGATCACCTCCGTCGCCGCGATGCTGCTGTGGGAGGAGGGCGCGTTCGAGCTCAAGGACCCGGTCGCCAAGTACATCCCCGCGTTCGCGGACGCGCGCGTGTGGGCGGGCGGGAACCAGAACGCGCCGGTCACGCGGCCGGCGGTCGAGCCCGTGCGCATCTGGCACCTCCTCACGCACACGGCGGGCATGACGTACGGCTTCCACTACGCGCACCCGCTCGACGGCGTCTATCGCGCGCACGGCTACGAGTTCGGCAGCCGCGACTCGCTCGAGGACACGGTGAACGCGTGGGCGCGGCTGCCGCTGCTGTTCGAGCCGGGCACCGAGTTCAACTACTCGGTGGCGACCGACGTCGTCGGCCGGCTGGTCGAGGTGCTCTCCGGGCAGCCACTGGACGTGTTCCTCCAGGAGCGCATCTTCGATCCGCTGGGGATGACCGACACCGCGTTCAGCGCCGTCGACCCCGACCGGATGGCCGCCCTGTACGAGCCCGGCCTCAAGCGCAACGACCGCCTCGGCGCGCCCGCGCTGCATCCGCCGGAGATGCTCTCGGGTGGCGGTGGGCTCGTCGGCACCGCGGCCGACTACCACCGCTTCACGTCGATGCTGGTCCGCGACGGCGCGCCGCTCCTCGCCCCGCGCACGCTGCGCCTGATGGCCCAGAACCACCTGCCGGGCGGCGCGGAGCTCAAGGACATCGCGCGCCCGACGATCTCCGAGACGCAGAACGACGGCATGGGCTTCGGGCTGGGCTTCTCCGTCGTGCTCGATCCCCCGGCGACCAAGATCGCCACCGCGCCGGGCGAGCTCGCCTGGGGTGGCCTGGCGAGCACCGCGTTCTGGGTCTCCCCGCAGGACCGACTGAGCGTGCAGTTCTTCACGCAGCTGATCCCGTCGAGCACGTACCCGCTGCGGTCGCAGCTGCGTCAGCTCGTCTATCAGGCGATGATGGAGTGATGCGCGCGAAGCTCGTCGGCGTTCCCGGATCGCATCCCGTCATCAGCGCGGAGCTGATGCTCCGCCACAAGGGCGTCGAGTACACCCGCCTGGACCTGCCGAACATGACCCACAAGGTCATGCTGCCGCTGCTGCGCTTCCGCGGCTCGACGGTGCCGGTGATGACGATCGAAGGCAAGCGCGTCTCCGGCACGATGCGGATCGCGCGGGCGCTGGAGACGCTCGTCCCGGAGCCGCCGATGCTGATCCAGGACACGGGCGAGGAGGCGTGGGCGGACTCCGTGCTGCAGGACGGCGTGCGCCAGCTCGCCCGCTACGCGATCGGCCAGGACGAGGAGGCGATGGCGAGCTTCCTGCATCAGCCGCTGCTCGGCATCCCGGTGGGCGTCGTCAAGCCGACCCTGCCGGTGCTGCGCCCGGTCGTCGCGCGCCAGATGCGGCCCAAGCCGGGCACCGCGCAGGCGTGCCTGCAGGCCCTGCCCGGGCAGCTGGACCGCGTCGACGCGCTCCTGGCCGAGGGCGTGATCGGTGGCGAGCGGCCGAACGTCGTCGACTTCCAGGTCGCGCCGTCGGTGCGGTTGATGCTCACCTTCGACCAGCTGCGCGAGCACATCGACGCGCGCCCCGCGGGGCAGCACGCCCGGCGCTACGTTCCCGATTATCCCGGCCGGTTCCGGGCAGTATTCCCGGACGCATGGCTGCCGCTGTAAGACACGACGTCACCATCGGGAGCGAGGTCGCCGCCTGGCTCTGGCATCCCGAGGGCGCGAAGGGCTGCGTCGTGCTGGGCCACGGGCTCTCCGCCGTGCGCGACCAGCGGCTCGACGCCTTCGCCGAGCGCTTCGCCGAGGCCGGCCTCGCGGCGCTCGCGTTCGACTACCGCCACTTCGGCGCGAGCAGCGGGCAGCCCCGCCAGCTGCTGGACATCAAGCGCCAGCTCGAGGATTGGCGCACCGCGGTCGCCTACGCCCGCGGGCTCGAGGGCGTCGAGCGCGTCGGCCTGTTCGGCTCCTCGTTCGGCGGCGGCCACGCGACCGAGATCGCCGCGAGCGACCCGAGCATCAGCGCGGTCGTCCTGCAGTGCGCGATGGTCGACGGCCTGCCGGCCGCCCTCAAGATCCCGCCCAAGACGACCGCGAAGCTGGCGAAGGTCGCGCTGCAGGACGAGATCGGCTCACGGCTCGGGCGCAAGCCCAAGTACGTGCCTGCGGTCGGCGCCCCGGGGGAGCTCGCGCTCATGAGCACCGAGGACGCCGTCTCCGGCTTCGCGTCGATGACGCCCGAGAACTCGCTCTGGGTGAACGCCGTGGCCGCCCGCATCGGCCTGTGGGTCGGCACCTACCGGCCGGCCCGCAACGCGGCGTCGATCACGTGCCCGGTCCTGGTCGCGCTGTGCGAGAAGGACTCGCTCGTCTCCAACGAGGCGCTCGAGAAGCTGGCGGACGCGGCGCCGCAGGGCGAGCTCGTCCGCTACCCGATCGGCCACTTCGAGCTCTACAGCGGCGAGTGGTTCGAGCGGGCGGTGACGCGCGAAGCGGAGTTCTTCGCGCGCCACCTGAGCGCGTGAGCTACTCGCTGATCTGGATGTAGACGCGCTTGCGGGCGCCGGCCGCCGTCGCCGTGCCGTCGCTGTTGCGCGCGCTGAACACGAACGCGTTCGGCGTCTTGGCGTTGGCCGGCGCGCACTCGACCGCCGCGGTCTGGCAGCGCGCGACGCTGACCTCGCCACCGAAGTTCGGGTCGGCGGTGCCGTCGCCGGACTGGTCGATCTTGTTCTGGATCGCGATCGTCGCCTGCAGGCCCTTGCCCTCGAGCGAGGCGCCGGCGTCGATGTAGACGTTCGCGTTCGTCTGGTAGGCGTCGAGGATCGTGAAGCCGCCCGACTGCTCCTCGATCTGCCCCGCCTCGTTGACGAGCAGCCAGCGGGTCTTCAGGGACGCGGCGTCGGCGCCGTCCACGCGGTCGGCGTTCAGGCCCGTGGCCACGCCGGTCGCGTTGGTGGTGAACGGGCGCTTGCCGTCGCCGCCGTTGCCGACGGTGATCGTGCCCGCCGTCTCCCCGCCCGCGGCGTTGAACTCGAACGCGAACCCGTTCGCGAGGTTGTTGGCCCGGATGCACGGGTTCTTCGGCGGGTTGGCCGCCGAGCCGCCCGCCGTCGACCGGCAGCCGTAGATCGCGCCGCCGCCCGTCGCGGACTTGTTGGACTGCCGCGTCGTGTAGCCGGCGGCGTTGTTGGAGATGATCTCCGTCTCCTTGGTGGCGGTGCCGTTGCGCGTCCCCTCGCGGAGGGCGTCACCGGTGGCCGCGACCCCGAGCGGCGCGATCCCGAGGACCAGGATCGTGGACGCGATGACGACGTGGCGGGTACGGGTGTTGAATGAGCGCATGATGAGTGCTGCGCCGCACGGGCCATGGCGGATGCCCCAGTTGGCGTGCCCGCGATGCCGCAACCGAGAGGTTGCTCAACACCCGGTGGTCGAACGCGAATCCGACATCCGGTCCAATGTGAGACGCCAGTGGGGCCGCCACCCTCCGGGGCTATGAAACCTGCTCGAGCCGCGTCGCGGCTGGCGGCGATGGCGTGCGCGCTCGGCCTGGTCATGGCCGCGCCCGCTTCTGCCGCCGACCTCGACCTTGAGACGCTGGACGGGCCGACCGCGGTCAAGCTGATGGACGAAGGCAAGCTGACCTCCGTCGAGCTCACCCGCGCGTACATCGCCCGCATCGCCGCGCTGAACAAGCGCGGGCCTGGCCTCAACGCCGTGTCGCAGCTCAACGCGCAGGCGATCAAGGACGCCGCGCTGCTCGACAAGGAGCGCAAGGAGGGGCACGTGCGTGGCCCCGCGCACGGCCTGCCGATCCTGCTCAAGGACCTGATCGACGTCAAGGGCATGTACACGTCGGCGGGCAACTTCTCGCTGCGCAACTCCTTCCCGCAGATCGACTCCGGCGTGGCCAAGAAGCTGCGTGAGAGCGGGGTCGTGATCCTCGGCAAGCTGGGGCTGTCCGAGTACGCGAACTACTTCGGCAACCAGCCGTCGGGCTTCAGCAACCTCACGGGCCAGGTGCTCAACGCGGTCGACGCGGACCAGAACCCGTCGGGCTCCTCGTCCGGCTCGGGCTCCGCGTCCGCCGCCGCGCTGTCGACGCTCGTCGTCGGCACGGAGACGTCCGGCTCGATCATCTCGCCCTCGCAGGCGAACGGGCTCGTCGGCCTGCGCCCGACCGTCGGCCTGGTGCCGGGCTACGGCATCGCGCCGATCTCCGCCTCGCAGGACACGGCCGGCCCGATGGACCGCACGGTCGCCAACGCGGCGCTCACGCTGCAGTCGATCGCGGGCTACGACGCGCACAACGCCGAGTACTACAAGGGCATCTGGGGTCCGGGGATCAAGGACGAGGACATCATCCCGCCCGTCCCGGCCACGGTCCCGAACTACGTCTCGGCGCTGGACCTGAACTTCGTGCGCGGCAAGCGCATCGGCTACAACGGCGCGCTCACCGAGGGCACGCCGCTCAAGCAGGCCTACGACGCGCTCGCCGCGGCCGGCGCGATCCTCGTCGAGCGTCCGGTGATCAGCCCGAGCGGCATCCCCGGCGGCGTGCTCGCCTACGAGGCCAAGCGCGACATCGGCTCCTACTACAAGCACCTCGGCCCGGAGGCGCCGATCAAGACGGTCGAGCAGGAGATGGCCGACAACACGCTCAACGCCCACGAGGCGCTGAAGTTCGGCAACGCGACGCACGCCAGCGCGTTCGCGATCGACATCTCGCCCGACTCGCCCGCGTCGGTCCAGTACCGCAGCGACCTGCTCGTCGGCAAGCAGCTGAGCCACTCCGGGATCGACCGGATGATGCAGAACGACACGCCGGCAGACCCGAGCGACGACTTCATCGCGATCCTCGGCAGCGTCTCCAACGGCGCCCGCGCCGGCTACCCGCAGATGACGATCCCGATGGGCTACAACGACACCCAGCGGCGGACGCTGAACGTCTCGATCCACGCCAACGCGTACAAGGAGCGGGACCTGATCGGCGTCGGCTACGTGATCGAGCAGGGCACGAAGCTGCGCAAGCCGGTGTCCCAGATCAACCCGAGCATGTACCGCTGCGCCGACACGACGCCCAAGCCGGCGTTCGCCGAGCGCGGCGCCTGCAACCCGAGCTACAAGGACGCGCTGGCGCTGGCCGGCGGCACGGAGACGATCCTGCCGTTCTCGCTCGAGACGGAGTCCGCCGCGTCGCTGCGTGACCGGCTCGCCTCGGGCACGCTGACGTCGGAGGCGCTGACCAAGGCGTACCTGACGCGGATCGCGCTCGTGAACGCCGAGGGCCCGGCGCTCCAGGCCGTGCGGTCGCTGAACGCGGACGCGGTGGCGCAGGCGAAGGCGCTGGATGCCGAACGCGCCGCGGGCACGGTTCGCGGTCCGCTGCACGGCCTGCCGGTCCTGCTCGACGACACGATCGACGCGGCCGGGCTCCCGACCACGGGCGGTTCGATCGCGCTCCAGAACCACAAGCCCGCGGCCGACGCCGCGCTCGTCGCCAAGCTCAAGGCGGCAGGCGCGATCGTGCTCGGCAAGACGAACGTCACCGAGCTCGGCGGCCTCTTCGACGCCAACCTGCCCGAGGGCTACTCGTCGCTCGGCGGCCAGGTGCTGCTGCCGTCGGACACCGACAAGACGCCGGCGGGCTCCTCCGCGGGCTCGGCCGCGGCCACCGCGACCGGCCTCGCCGCGCTGACGATCGGCACGGAGACGTCGACCGACACGGCGCAGCTGATCGCTCCCGCGGGCGTCGCGGGCGTCGTCGGCCTCAAGCCCAGCGTCGGCGCGGTCTCGACGACCGGCGTGCTGCCGATCGCCAAGGCCCAGGACGCGGCCGGCCCGATCACCCGCACGGTCGCCGACGCCGCGACCGCGTTCGAGGTGCTCTCCGGCAAGACGGTGAGCCTGAACGCCTCCGCGGCCGGCACCAAGGTGGCCGTGATCAACAACACCACCGCGCCGTACCCGGCCGCGATCACCGCGCTGACCGGCGCGGGCGCGACCACGGTGACGAAGACGGTCGGCACGCCCGCCAGCGTCCCGAGCATCGTCACGCGCTCGTTCGAGACGGACCTGAACGCGTACCTCGGCGGCAAGGCCACGCTGAAGTCGATCACCGACTACAACGCCGCCAACCCGGTCGAGGGGCTCAAGTACCAGCAGCGCGAGCTGACGGCGGCGCTGTCGCCCGACACCTCGGCGCTGGAGGCCGACACCACGGCCGGCAAGGCCGCCAACGCGGCCGTCATCGACGCGCTGCTCGCGGACACCGACGTGATCATGGTGCCGTCGGGCAACGCGCTCGTCGGCTACGCGGACCGCGCGGGCTACCCGGTCCTGACCGTCCCGGCCGGCTTCGGCACGGGCAGCGCGGGCCGCAACCCGATCGGCGTCACGTTCGTCGCGGCGGCCGGCGCCGAGGCGAAGCTGCTGTCCGCGGGCTACGCGTTCGAGCAGGCGACGAAGGTCCGGCAGGCGCCGTCCTTCACGAACCCGAGCATGTTCCGCTGCGTGCCCGGCTCCACGTTCTACTCGCCGCACCACTGCCACCCGGGCGACCTCGAGTCCCCGACGGCGGCCGGTCCGAACGAGACGGCGGTCGCGGGTGACGTCGGCGGTACCGTGCCGGCGACGCTCGCGCTGACGCTGGGCGCTCCGGCCTCGTTCGGCGCGTTCACGCCGGGCTTCCCCAAGACCTACAGCGCGACGACGAAGGCGACGGTCATCTCGACCGCCGGCGACGCGACGCTGACGGTCGCGGATCCGTCCACGACGGCGACCGGCCATCTGGTCAACGGCTCGCTGAAGCTGCCGAAGCCGCTCGGTGGGCTGGGCGTCGTGAAGACGTGGACGGCGCCCACCTCCAACGAGGAGGTGCCGGTGACGTTCACGCAGGAGGTCGGAGCGAACGACGCGCTGCGCACCGGGTCCTACTCGAAGACCCTGGCGTTCACGTTGTCGACGACGACGCCGTAGCAAGTTGCAGGGGGTCGCACGCTCGCTGGGTGCCGTTGAGGGGCGGCCGGGGGAAGCGAGCGTGCGGCGCGGTCGAACGCGGGCGGGTGACGGAAGGGGAAGAGGGACGCTCCGTCACCCGCCGCGACCGCGCTCGATCACGCCGTGCTCGTAGGCGTAGATCACGGCTTGCACGCGGTCGCGGAGGCCGAGCTTGCCGAGCAGGTTGGACACGTGGCGCTTGGCCGTGGGCTCGGCGACCACCAGCGCCGCCGCGATCTCCGCGTTGCTGAGCCCGCCGGCGATCAGCTGGAGCACCTCGCGCTCGCGGTCGGTGAGTCCGTGCAGGTCGGCCTTCGGCGTGAGCGGCGGGAGCCGATGCGCCACCCGGTCGAGCAGCTGGCGGGTGACGTTGGGGCTCAGGACGGCGTCACCGCTGGCCACGGCCTTGACCGCCGCAACCAGCTCCTGGCGCGGGACGTCCTTGGTCAGGAACCCGGACGCGCCGGCGCGGAGCGCTTCGACGATGCACTCGTCGAGGCCGAAGGTGGTGAGCACGAGCACCTTGTGCCGTGGCAGCCGCCGCGTCGCCTCGATGCCGTCCAGCCGCGGCATGCGGACGTCCATCAGGATCACGTCGGGGTGGTGGCGCTGCGCCTGCTCGACGGCCTGCTCGCCGTCGTCGGCCTCGGCCACGACCACGATCTGGCCCGTCGCCTCGAGCACGGTCTTGAAGCCGGTGCGCATCAGCGGCTGGTCGTCGGCGATCAGGACGCGGATCATGCGTACGGGATCCTCGCCTCGACCTCGTGGCCGTCCCTGGTCGCGCTGACCATGAGCGACCCGCCGAAGGCGCTGACGCGCTCGCTCAGGCCGACCATCCCGTGGCCGTGGCTGATGCCGAGCGACCGCCCGCCCGCATCGGCGATCGACAGCCGCAGCCGGTCCTCGTCGTAGCCGATGGTGACCGTCGCCGGTGCGCCGTGGGCGTGGCGGATCACGTTCGTCACGGCCTCCTGCACGATCCGGTAGACGGACGCGTCGAGCCCCTTGGAGAGCGGCCGCGGCGTGCCCTCGATCGCGAGCGTGATCGGCGTGCCGGCCGCGCGGGCGCCGTCGAGGATCTCGTCCAGCTGGTCCAGCCCCTTGCGTTCGGGGTCCTCGTTGCGCAGCACGCGGTGCAGCTCGGCCATCGTCCTCCGGCCCTGGGCGGCGATCGCGTCCGCTCGCTCGTCGCCGGTGACCGCGGCGAGCGCCTCGGCCTGGACCACCATCAGCGTGACGTCGTGGCCGACCAGGTCGTGGATCTCGCGCGCGATCCGCAGCCGCTCCTCGGACGCCGCGTTGCGGGCGAGCAGCTCGCGGCGCACCGTGACGAAGCGGGCGGTCGCGATGGTGACGGCGGCGAAGCCGGCGACGGACACCGGCTCCAGCGGGTGGTCGAGGTCGGCGAGCTGCGCGGCCGCCAGCGCCACGGCCGCGACGACCGCGGGCTTGAGCCCGCGGTCGGCGGCGATCCAGTACAGCGGGACGAGCGCGAGCAGCGCCAGGAACGGCAGCACCAGGCTCGCCGCGAGGATCGCGACGAGCAGTGGCACGGCGTTCTGGCGCAGCATGAGCACGGGTCAGATCTCCTGGATGCGGGTCCTCCACAGGCCGGCGCCGAGCGCGGCGGCGGCCCAGGCGAGGATGATCGCGATGGCGCCGACGAGGGGCAAGGTCGCGACGAGGCCGTCGGCGTTGTCCAGGCGGCTGATGGCCACGGCGGGGATGGCGAAGCGGCCGTCGCCGAGCACGTCGAGCTGGGCGAGCAGCGGCGCCACGCCGAGCTGGAACGCCAGCACGAAGCCCATCACCTGGCCGGAGCGGCCGGTCAGCGCGGACAGGCCGACGCAGACGGCGGCGGTGAGGGCGCCGCTCACGAGCACGCTGAGCGCGCCGCGGAGCGCCTCGGTCAGCGGAGGCGTCGCGATCACCGCCGCCACCACCAGCGCCACCAGCAGGATCGCGAGCGTGACCAGCCACGCCGCGGGCACGCGCGCGAAGAACAGGGCGCTGCGGTTGCGGCCGGTGGCGACGAGGTCGCGGAAGACGCCGCTCTCGATGTCGGCACCGCCCGCGGTCGCACCGATGACCGCGCCGGCGACCGCGGCGAGCAGGGTGAGGATGCCGACGGCGCTCTCGAAGTCGGTCGTCTTGTCCAGCGCGGCGCCGATCCCGAAGTAGAGGGCGACGGCGCCGACCGTGAGCCCGGCGGTCACGGCCAGCATCCCCTGCCGGCGGCGCAGCTTGAGCACGTCGGCTTCGATCAGGCGCAGCATCACGCGTTCTCCAACCGGGTCGTCATCGACAGGAACTGGTCCTCGAGGCTGCGCTTGACCGGGTTCACGCGCTCGACCGCGACGCCCTCGGCGATCAGGCGGGTGAGCAGCGAGGTGACGACGTCGGCGTCGCGCGGCGCGTCCGGGGCGAGCGTGGCGCGGATGCCGCCGTCGTGCTCGACGGCTCGATGGACGGTCGGCGCGGCGGCCAGGATGTGCGTGGCCCGGACGGCGGGCGCGGCGACGATGTCGATCGTGCGCTCGTCGCTCATCGCGGTCAGCTGCTCGATCGTGCCCTGCGCGACCACGCGCCCCTGGTCGACGATCGCGGCGCTGTCGCACGTCTTTTCGACCTCGTCGAGCAGGTGGCTCGAGAGCAGGACCGTGCGGCCCTCGTCGACGAGCGAGCGGACCAGGTGGCGGAACTCCAGGATGCCCGCGGGGTCGAGGCCGTTGACGGGCTCGTCGAGGATCAGCAGCTCGGGATCGCAGAGCAGGCAGCGGGCGATCCCGAGGCGCTGGCGCATGCCGAGCGAGTAGCCCTTGACCACGTCGTCGGCCCGGGCGCCCAGGCCGACGCGCTTGAGCGCGGCGTCGATGCGGCCGCGGGCGGCGGGCTCGCGTGCCGCGGCATGGACCAGCAGGTTCTCGCGCCCGGTCAGGTGCGGGTGGAAGCGCGGCTCCTCGACGATCGCGCCCACCCGGGCGAGCGCCTGCGCGCGCCCACCCGGCAGGTCGTGGCCGAGCAGGCGCATCGTCCCCGAGGTGGGCGTGGCCAGGCCGAGCAGCAGCCGCACGAGCGTCGTCTTGCCGGCGCCGTTGCGGCCGAGGAAGCCGAACGCGGTCCCCCGGGGCACCTCCAGGTCGATCGACTCCAAGGCGGCCCGCGCGCCGAAGCGCTTGCCCAGGCCGTGGGTCTCGATGGCGAGCGATGTCATGGCTCGATCGTCCGCTGCGGCGACGGTCCTGTCGTCGGCCGGGCGACCTATCTGCGCAGGTGGAGTGATCCGATCGGATCAGTCCTATTCTTGGAGCCATGCCGTTGACCGTGGAGATCTGGTCCGACGTCGTGTGCCCGTGGTGCTACATCGGCAAGCGGCGGTTCGAGAAGGCGCTGGAGCAGTTCGAGCACCGGGACGAGGTCACCATCCTGTGGCGTTCCTTCGAGCTGGACCCCGACGCCGCGCGTGACGTGCCCGGCACGGCGGCCGAGCGGCTCGCCGGCAAGTACGGGATGAGCCTGGAACGCGCGCAGCAGCTGCACGCCGAGATGGAGGAGCGCGCCGCGGGCGAGGGTTTGGAGTACCACCTGGAGCAGTCCAAGGGTGGGAACACGTTCGACGCGCACCGGATGATCCACCTCGCCGCCACCTACGGCCACCAGGGCGCCGCGCAGGAGCGGCTCATGCGCGCGTACTTCACCGAGGGCGAGTCGCTCGGCGTGTGGGACACGCTCGTGCGGCTGATGGAGGAGGTCGGCGTCGATCCGGAGGAGGCGCGCTCCGCGCTGAAGCTGGAGAAGTTCGCCGAGGACGTGCGCGAGGACGAGGCGCTCGCGCAGCAGCTCGGGATCCAGGGCGTGCCGTTCTTCGTGTTCGATCGCCGCTACGGGCTCTCGGGCGCGCAGCCGCCGGAGACGATGCTCGCCGCGCTCGAGAAGGCGTGGGAAGAGGCGGTTAACCTCCAGGCGTGATCCTCGCCGCCGCTGTCGCTCTCGCCACCTCCTGGGTGCAGGTCGCGCCCACCGAGCAGGCGGCGATGACGCGCAGCGGGACGCTCTACCTCGCGTGGGCGAGCGGCGGGCAGCTGGTCTTCAACGACCCGTCGTTCCTGGAGACGGAGCCGATCGCGCCGGCGCCGGATGTGCGCCCGGCGTTCTTCCCCGGAGGTGACGGCCTGCGGGT is a genomic window containing:
- a CDS encoding response regulator produces the protein MIRVLIADDQPLMRTGFKTVLEATGQIVVVAEADDGEQAVEQAQRHHPDVILMDVRMPRLDGIEATRRLPRHKVLVLTTFGLDECIVEALRAGASGFLTKDVPRQELVAAVKAVASGDAVLSPNVTRQLLDRVAHRLPPLTPKADLHGLTDREREVLQLIAGGLSNAEIAAALVVAEPTAKRHVSNLLGKLGLRDRVQAVIYAYEHGVIERGRGG
- a CDS encoding sensor histidine kinase, with the translated sequence MLRQNAVPLLVAILAASLVLPFLALLALVPLYWIAADRGLKPAVVAAVALAAAQLADLDHPLEPVSVAGFAAVTIATARFVTVRRELLARNAASEERLRIAREIHDLVGHDVTLMVVQAEALAAVTGDERADAIAAQGRRTMAELHRVLRNEDPERKGLDQLDEILDGARAAGTPITLAIEGTPRPLSKGLDASVYRIVQEAVTNVIRHAHGAPATVTIGYDEDRLRLSIADAGGRSLGISHGHGMVGLSERVSAFGGSLMVSATRDGHEVEARIPYA
- a CDS encoding ABC transporter ATP-binding protein, which codes for MTSLAIETHGLGKRFGARAALESIDLEVPRGTAFGFLGRNGAGKTTLVRLLLGLATPTSGTMRLLGHDLPGGRAQALARVGAIVEEPRFHPHLTGRENLLVHAAAREPAARGRIDAALKRVGLGARADDVVKGYSLGMRQRLGIARCLLCDPELLILDEPVNGLDPAGILEFRHLVRSLVDEGRTVLLSSHLLDEVEKTCDSAAIVDQGRVVAQGTIEQLTAMSDERTIDIVAAPAVRATHILAAAPTVHRAVEHDGGIRATLAPDAPRDADVVTSLLTRLIAEGVAVERVNPVKRSLEDQFLSMTTRLENA
- a CDS encoding DsbA family oxidoreductase, which encodes MPLTVEIWSDVVCPWCYIGKRRFEKALEQFEHRDEVTILWRSFELDPDAARDVPGTAAERLAGKYGMSLERAQQLHAEMEERAAGEGLEYHLEQSKGGNTFDAHRMIHLAATYGHQGAAQERLMRAYFTEGESLGVWDTLVRLMEEVGVDPEEARSALKLEKFAEDVREDEALAQQLGIQGVPFFVFDRRYGLSGAQPPETMLAALEKAWEEAVNLQA